In one Sporomusa sphaeroides DSM 2875 genomic region, the following are encoded:
- a CDS encoding PIG-L deacetylase family protein: MKKNKKILIVAAHPDDEILGCGGTIIKHVLNGDEVHVLIMAEGLTSRDVRRDVSLRNKELSQLYANTYQAAKIMGVKSLKICDFPDNRMDGVELLDVVKKVEEMVETIKPDMVYTHHAGDVNVDHTVTHNAVITACRPLPGQTVKTILFFETLSSTEWQIGTCDKIFMANWFVDIEATFAKKMEALKCYDSEMREYPHSRSYESVEILAKYRGTVIGCQFAEAFSLGRLIS, encoded by the coding sequence ATGAAAAAAAATAAAAAAATTTTAATTGTGGCAGCACATCCGGATGATGAGATATTAGGATGTGGCGGAACGATTATAAAGCATGTTCTAAACGGCGATGAAGTACATGTTTTAATAATGGCAGAAGGTTTGACAAGCCGGGATGTTAGGCGAGATGTATCGCTGCGAAACAAAGAATTAAGCCAACTTTATGCGAATACTTATCAAGCTGCAAAAATAATGGGCGTAAAAAGCTTGAAAATATGTGATTTTCCAGACAATAGGATGGATGGTGTGGAGTTACTCGATGTAGTAAAAAAAGTTGAAGAAATGGTAGAAACTATAAAGCCAGATATGGTTTATACGCACCATGCCGGAGATGTAAATGTAGATCATACAGTAACACATAATGCAGTTATTACGGCATGCCGTCCACTTCCTGGACAGACAGTAAAAACAATATTGTTTTTTGAAACCTTGTCAAGTACAGAATGGCAGATAGGAACTTGCGACAAAATATTCATGGCGAATTGGTTTGTGGATATAGAGGCTACTTTTGCTAAAAAAATGGAAGCTTTGAAGTGTTATGATTCTGAGATGAGAGAATATCCGCATTCGCGATCATATGAGTCTGTCGAAATTCTAGCTAAATATCGTGGAACGGTAATAGGATGTCAGTTTGCGGAAGCATTTTCTTTGGGAAGATTGATTAGTTAA
- a CDS encoding formyltransferase family protein — MKKIYKIAVISDKESWINPYLCCFVQQLQNKGYEVFRGYEFDKKNSYDFVFLLSYSQIIMKEDLERNRHNLVVHESDLPKGKGWSPLTWQILEGKSNCVITLFEADQKVDNGKIYLQKIMNFVGNELIDELREIQARYTIEMCIEFICNYENIVRSARTQVGTATYYPRRTPRDSELNVHKTIEEQFNLLRVVDNEKYPAYFYMYGQKYIIKISKV, encoded by the coding sequence ATGAAAAAAATATATAAAATAGCGGTAATTTCAGATAAAGAGTCATGGATTAATCCATATTTATGTTGTTTTGTTCAACAGTTACAAAATAAAGGATACGAAGTTTTTCGGGGATATGAATTTGATAAGAAAAATAGCTACGATTTCGTGTTTTTATTGAGTTATTCACAAATTATAATGAAAGAAGATTTAGAAAGAAATCGGCATAATTTAGTTGTACATGAAAGTGATTTACCTAAAGGTAAAGGGTGGTCTCCATTAACATGGCAAATTTTAGAAGGAAAAAGTAACTGTGTGATTACTCTTTTTGAAGCTGATCAAAAGGTAGATAATGGAAAAATATATTTACAAAAGATAATGAATTTTGTAGGAAATGAACTGATTGATGAATTAAGAGAGATTCAAGCACGCTACACTATTGAAATGTGTATCGAATTTATTTGTAATTATGAAAATATTGTTAGGAGTGCGCGTACTCAAGTCGGGACTGCTACATATTATCCAAGGAGAACACCTCGAGATAGTGAACTTAATGTCCATAAAACAATAGAAGAACAGTTCAACTTATTACGTGTAGTTGATAACGAAAAGTATCCAGCATATTTTTATATGTATGGACAAAAATATATTATAAAAATTAGTAAAGTATAA
- the pseG gene encoding UDP-2,4-diacetamido-2,4,6-trideoxy-beta-L-altropyranose hydrolase, with the protein MIVFRVDSSELIGSGHLMRCLTLAGQLKKEKQEEIVFISRDLAGSLNHLIEKNGYRLLLLPSAASKEELTGYEQWLTVRQAVDADQTRQLLQGLAVEYLIIDSYAIDETWENIVRPYVDEIMVIDDLANRKHNCDILLDQNYYCEGEYRYTGFVPPHCKLLLGPQYALLREEFYEARKKMRTRDGTIKNILVFFGGSDLTNETMKALQAMEALQRTDIQVNVVVGASNKNKESIEAYCLQHDNMHYFCQVSNMAELMNEADLAIGAGGTATWERCFLRLPALVITIAENQVEIAKNCKRRGVIEYLGQNEMVTCKMIEDNLRILIQDCAHVKKIEKNMESLLMNENQPIFLFFNRRRHEKNI; encoded by the coding sequence ATGATAGTTTTTCGTGTTGATTCTTCCGAGTTAATTGGCAGTGGGCATCTGATGCGCTGCTTAACTTTGGCAGGACAATTGAAAAAAGAAAAACAAGAAGAAATTGTATTTATTTCGCGTGATTTAGCTGGGAGTCTGAATCATTTAATTGAGAAGAATGGATACCGTTTATTGTTGCTGCCAAGTGCTGCATCTAAGGAAGAATTGACTGGCTATGAACAATGGCTGACAGTCCGGCAGGCTGTTGATGCTGATCAGACCAGGCAGCTTTTGCAGGGATTAGCGGTAGAGTATTTGATTATTGATAGTTATGCAATCGATGAAACCTGGGAGAATATAGTCCGCCCTTACGTGGACGAAATTATGGTCATTGATGATTTGGCGAATCGTAAGCATAATTGTGATATATTACTTGATCAGAATTATTACTGTGAAGGGGAGTATCGCTATACAGGTTTTGTGCCCCCCCACTGCAAGCTGCTGTTAGGCCCGCAGTATGCATTACTGCGTGAGGAATTTTATGAGGCGCGGAAAAAAATGCGTACCCGTGATGGGACTATCAAAAACATTCTTGTCTTTTTCGGCGGCAGTGATTTGACGAATGAGACCATGAAGGCACTGCAAGCGATGGAAGCGTTGCAACGGACTGACATCCAGGTAAATGTAGTTGTTGGTGCAAGTAACAAAAATAAAGAAAGTATCGAAGCCTATTGCTTGCAGCATGATAATATGCACTATTTTTGCCAGGTCAGTAATATGGCAGAGCTGATGAATGAAGCAGACTTAGCCATCGGTGCCGGTGGAACCGCGACTTGGGAGCGGTGCTTTTTGAGATTGCCAGCCCTTGTAATCACGATTGCAGAAAATCAAGTCGAAATAGCAAAGAATTGTAAACGCAGAGGGGTTATTGAATATTTAGGGCAAAATGAAATGGTCACCTGTAAAATGATTGAAGATAATCTTAGGATTCTTATACAGGATTGTGCACATGTAAAAAAGATAGAGAAGAATATGGAATCCTTATTGATGAATGAAAATCAGCCAATATTTTTGTTTTTTAATAGGAGAAGACATGAAAAAAATATATAA
- the pseB gene encoding UDP-N-acetylglucosamine 4,6-dehydratase (inverting) has protein sequence MFNDKSVLITGGTGSFGKKFIELLLKKYNPKKIIVFSRDELKQFEMQQVFNQPCMRYFIGDVRDEYRLEQAMYGLDYVVHAAALKQVPAAEYNPMECIKTNVNGAQNVINAAIKCGVKKVIALSTDKAANPINLYGATKLCSDKLFTAANNLVGDRPTRFSVVRYGNVVGSRGSVVPFFKNLIKQGATELPITDERMTRFWLKLEDGVEFVLKSFERMQGGEVFIPKIPSMRIMDLAEAIAPGVRTKIIGIRPGEKLHEIMCPSDSYYETLEFADHYVIQPSINFAHDTDYTKNVMGETGKPVPDGFEYNSGTNPHFLTIEELREMNNL, from the coding sequence ATGTTTAATGATAAATCGGTTTTAATAACAGGTGGCACAGGCTCGTTTGGCAAGAAGTTTATTGAGCTTTTATTAAAAAAATATAATCCGAAAAAGATCATCGTTTTTTCCCGTGATGAATTGAAACAGTTTGAAATGCAACAGGTCTTTAATCAGCCGTGTATGCGTTATTTTATCGGTGATGTACGTGATGAATATAGATTGGAACAGGCTATGTACGGCTTGGATTATGTAGTGCATGCCGCTGCCTTAAAACAGGTACCAGCAGCAGAATACAATCCCATGGAATGTATTAAGACCAATGTAAATGGCGCGCAAAATGTCATAAATGCGGCGATAAAATGCGGCGTAAAAAAAGTGATCGCCCTTTCTACCGATAAGGCTGCGAATCCTATTAATCTGTATGGGGCAACCAAGCTTTGTTCGGATAAATTATTTACGGCTGCTAATAATCTTGTAGGAGATCGTCCAACAAGATTTTCGGTGGTACGCTATGGAAATGTTGTTGGCTCACGTGGTTCAGTCGTACCTTTTTTTAAGAATCTTATCAAACAAGGTGCCACAGAGCTCCCGATCACAGATGAACGAATGACACGGTTTTGGCTCAAATTAGAAGACGGTGTGGAATTTGTTTTGAAGAGCTTTGAACGGATGCAGGGGGGAGAAGTCTTTATTCCGAAGATACCTTCCATGCGTATTATGGACTTGGCAGAAGCAATTGCGCCAGGCGTGCGAACAAAAATTATTGGCATTCGTCCCGGAGAAAAATTACATGAAATTATGTGTCCGTCCGATTCTTACTATGAGACACTGGAATTTGCAGACCATTATGTCATTCAACCGAGTATTAATTTTGCTCATGACACTGATTATACGAAAAATGTAATGGGTGAAACGGGCAAGCCGGTACCAGATGGATTTGAGTATAATTCGGGGACAAATCCTCATTTCTTGACAATAGAAGAATTAAGAGAGATGAATAATTTATGA
- the pseC gene encoding UDP-4-amino-4,6-dideoxy-N-acetyl-beta-L-altrosamine transaminase, translating into MIFYGKQNVNQQDIQAVIDVLRSDFLTQGPAIEMFEKRVAEYCGVKYAVAVTNATAALHIACLAAGLKKGDVLWTSPNTFVASANCGRYCGADVDFVDIDNDTYNMSVDTLAEKLAEAQVKPKVVIPVHFSGQSCEMERIYTLSKQYGFIVIEDASHAIGADYQDTKVGSCKYSDMTVFSFHPVKIITTGEGGMVLTNSEALYQKLQLLRSHGITRDESMLQGESDGPWYYQQIDLGFNYRMTDMQAALGYSQMDRLDEFIARRRYLADRYNELLKGLPLTLPYQSSETNSSWHIYVVRLDLTKVKLSKENIFARMREKGIMLNLHYIPVHTQPYYQQLGFKIGDFPNSEQYYKEVFTLPLYYGLTDEQQDEVVKALQEVFQ; encoded by the coding sequence ATGATATTCTATGGAAAGCAGAATGTAAATCAGCAGGATATTCAGGCAGTTATTGATGTTTTACGATCAGACTTTCTTACGCAAGGTCCTGCTATTGAAATGTTTGAAAAACGTGTAGCGGAATATTGCGGCGTAAAATATGCCGTAGCTGTGACCAATGCCACAGCGGCGCTTCATATAGCCTGTCTGGCGGCAGGTCTTAAAAAAGGTGACGTTCTCTGGACAAGTCCAAACACCTTTGTTGCATCCGCTAACTGTGGGCGTTACTGCGGAGCTGATGTAGACTTTGTTGATATTGATAATGATACCTATAATATGAGTGTTGATACGCTTGCAGAAAAATTGGCAGAGGCACAGGTAAAGCCTAAAGTTGTGATTCCGGTGCATTTTTCCGGGCAATCCTGTGAGATGGAACGAATTTACACGTTATCCAAGCAATATGGGTTTATTGTTATCGAAGATGCCTCTCATGCCATTGGTGCGGACTATCAGGACACAAAGGTCGGTTCGTGCAAGTATTCCGATATGACGGTATTTAGTTTTCATCCGGTAAAAATCATCACAACCGGGGAAGGTGGCATGGTATTAACGAATAGTGAAGCGTTATACCAGAAATTGCAACTGCTCCGCAGTCACGGCATTACCCGGGATGAATCCATGTTACAAGGTGAATCGGACGGCCCCTGGTATTATCAGCAAATTGACTTAGGTTTTAATTATCGGATGACCGATATGCAGGCTGCTTTGGGATACAGTCAGATGGATAGATTAGATGAATTTATTGCCAGACGCAGATATCTGGCAGATAGATATAATGAGTTGTTGAAGGGTTTACCACTGACACTGCCGTATCAGAGTTCAGAAACAAATTCATCCTGGCATATCTATGTAGTAAGGCTGGATTTGACGAAAGTCAAATTATCTAAGGAAAATATTTTTGCCAGGATGCGGGAAAAGGGAATAATGTTAAATCTGCATTATATTCCGGTACATACGCAGCCGTATTATCAGCAACTTGGCTTTAAGATTGGCGATTTCCCCAATAGTGAGCAATATTATAAAGAGGTATTTACATTGCCGCTTTATTATGGCTTAACGGATGAACAGCAGGATGAAGTGGTAAAAGCCTTGCAAGAGGTTTTTCAATGA
- a CDS encoding methionyl-tRNA formyltransferase, which yields MLNIIVSNKKWHKNYINEIETQTNATIIYIDNELLLTYENLKKYSPKYVFFPHWSNIISEEIYKNFECVIFHMTDLPFGRGGSPLQNLIARGIYETKLAALRCEKELDAGDIYLKMPLSLQGAAEEIYLRAADLTKDMMIEIINKNLQPKKQEGEVVTFERRKPEDGDIGNLQDLQKIFDYIRMLDADSYPRAFLSTENLHLEFERATLKHGYIKADVKIALRIGNNEKK from the coding sequence ATGCTAAATATTATTGTTTCAAACAAAAAATGGCATAAAAATTATATTAATGAAATAGAAACTCAAACAAACGCTACTATTATTTATATTGATAATGAATTATTACTAACATATGAGAATTTGAAAAAGTATTCGCCTAAATATGTTTTTTTTCCACATTGGTCGAATATTATTTCGGAAGAAATATACAAAAATTTTGAATGTGTCATTTTTCATATGACAGATTTGCCATTTGGTCGTGGTGGAAGCCCATTACAGAATCTTATAGCAAGAGGGATTTATGAAACAAAATTGGCTGCATTGCGTTGTGAAAAAGAATTAGATGCAGGAGATATTTATTTAAAAATGCCTTTATCTTTGCAAGGTGCGGCTGAGGAGATTTATTTGAGAGCAGCAGATTTGACAAAAGATATGATGATAGAAATTATAAATAAAAATCTGCAACCGAAGAAGCAAGAGGGAGAAGTTGTAACCTTCGAACGACGCAAGCCAGAAGATGGGGATATAGGAAATCTGCAGGATTTGCAAAAGATTTTTGATTATATAAGAATGTTAGATGCGGATAGTTATCCTAGAGCATTTTTGAGTACGGAAAATTTACATTTAGAATTTGAACGCGCAACGTTAAAGCATGGCTATATTAAAGCTGATGTAAAAATTGCATTGAGGATTGGTAACAATGAAAAAAAATAA
- a CDS encoding motility associated factor glycosyltransferase family protein has protein sequence MNLFEDNFAVITKRNMPDFIAEIEPGEAPFYYVGTDEDGTKIFCRNDDKPFILESTIDETNLPNSDIKQLVFLFGVASLHEIQKVAQTAHKESLIVIIEPNPYFLQHAMFYENFELLNNVNYIIVTEKPDKLTDLFKLLFSSKFFYLVKNVTFYLNSYYRKYDSGSIKEYILEIGAAIKNRYFSIGNSIHDSLIGLINNLNNIKALSENVDVAKLKDAFVGIPAFVVAAGPSLDKNIGKLKEAQGKGIIIAVDTIVQKLLQNGITPDFVCTVERGAIVWEYFYENQDFPPNMHLVSSLVADPRIVEKFKHRAVLPLRSSVREYFWLGEKLGASLNHYMWMGASCAHLAVGLALHVGASPIVMVGQDLAYGEKGTHADGTVYDKKPINEETEVLTVPGYYGGLVKTRKIWLEFKQIFENMFRTTDRMIINATEGGAKIAGTSQQSLTNVIAEYCTKEFSVLEIMKGVPVNTIDWDEVEKKIRDYLKDLEELRKNVSSHLDILRLYSKEWTDSMPEKKVQKLYETMKKTDLYYKLINTDQLLYHNIQGPMAILVQKFHAIAETDSLESLKQNLLVQIELCEMLENTSWLIIQVIEENFPWNNTR, from the coding sequence GTGAACCTTTTTGAGGATAATTTTGCTGTAATTACAAAACGCAATATGCCAGATTTCATTGCAGAAATAGAACCAGGAGAAGCACCTTTTTATTATGTAGGTACAGACGAGGACGGAACTAAAATATTTTGTCGAAATGATGATAAACCTTTTATACTAGAGTCTACTATTGATGAAACAAATTTGCCTAACTCAGATATCAAACAGCTCGTTTTTTTATTTGGGGTTGCATCTTTACATGAAATTCAAAAAGTTGCACAAACGGCCCACAAAGAATCACTGATTGTTATTATAGAGCCTAATCCGTATTTTTTACAGCATGCTATGTTTTACGAGAACTTCGAGTTATTAAACAATGTAAATTACATTATAGTTACTGAAAAGCCTGACAAGCTAACAGACTTATTTAAGCTTCTTTTCTCAAGTAAGTTTTTTTATTTGGTTAAAAATGTTACATTTTATCTAAATTCTTACTATCGAAAATACGATAGCGGTTCCATTAAAGAATATATATTGGAGATAGGAGCAGCTATTAAAAATAGATACTTTAGTATCGGCAATTCCATACATGATTCTCTCATCGGACTTATAAACAACCTAAATAATATTAAAGCCCTATCAGAAAATGTTGATGTTGCTAAATTGAAAGATGCTTTTGTTGGAATCCCCGCCTTTGTTGTTGCGGCAGGCCCATCATTGGATAAGAATATTGGTAAGTTAAAAGAAGCCCAAGGAAAAGGCATTATTATTGCGGTAGATACTATTGTGCAGAAACTTCTGCAAAATGGTATTACACCTGATTTCGTTTGTACAGTAGAACGTGGAGCTATTGTATGGGAATATTTCTATGAGAATCAGGATTTTCCACCTAATATGCATCTTGTATCATCACTTGTTGCCGATCCGAGAATTGTTGAAAAATTTAAGCATAGAGCGGTCCTGCCACTTCGTTCAAGTGTACGTGAGTACTTTTGGCTTGGTGAAAAACTAGGAGCTTCACTTAATCACTATATGTGGATGGGGGCTTCTTGCGCCCATTTGGCAGTAGGTTTGGCTCTTCATGTCGGAGCTTCTCCTATTGTTATGGTGGGACAGGATTTGGCTTATGGTGAAAAGGGTACCCATGCGGATGGTACTGTATATGACAAAAAGCCAATAAATGAAGAGACTGAAGTGTTAACCGTTCCCGGATATTATGGTGGCTTAGTAAAAACTCGAAAAATTTGGCTGGAGTTTAAGCAAATTTTTGAAAACATGTTTAGGACAACTGATAGAATGATAATCAATGCGACAGAAGGCGGCGCAAAAATTGCAGGAACAAGTCAGCAAAGTCTAACTAATGTTATAGCTGAGTACTGTACAAAAGAATTTAGTGTTTTGGAAATAATGAAGGGTGTTCCTGTTAACACTATTGATTGGGATGAAGTCGAAAAGAAGATCAGAGATTATCTTAAGGACTTGGAGGAACTTCGGAAAAATGTTTCAAGTCACTTAGATATACTTAGACTGTATAGCAAAGAGTGGACAGACTCAATGCCCGAGAAAAAAGTTCAAAAGTTGTATGAAACCATGAAAAAAACCGATTTATATTATAAGTTAATAAACACAGACCAACTTTTATATCATAATATTCAAGGGCCAATGGCTATATTGGTGCAAAAATTTCATGCTATCGCAGAAACAGATTCATTGGAGAGTTTAAAACAGAATTTGCTGGTACAGATCGAGCTTTGTGAAATGCTTGAAAATACTTCATGGTTGATTATTCAGGTTATTGAGGAAAATTTCCCGTGGAATAATACAAGATAA
- the pseF gene encoding pseudaminic acid cytidylyltransferase has protein sequence MSSIAIITARGGSKRIPRKNIKEFCGQPILAYSIQAALESKLFNEVMVSTDDKEIAEVALAYGAKVPFYRSEKTSDDYATTADVLREVLEEYKKIGKTYEWMCCIYPTAPFVTAAKLQAAFTDLQAAGADALVPVVKFTYPPQRCFVIKNNKLVYKWPEYTRARSQDLEPFFHDAGQYYFVKTKIFEDKLTLFPEGTIPYLLDEMAVQDIDTIDDWKIAEIKYQAMKTKAGGKYDSFSC, from the coding sequence ATGAGCAGTATTGCAATTATAACCGCACGCGGCGGCAGTAAGCGTATACCACGAAAGAATATCAAAGAATTTTGCGGGCAACCGATTTTAGCGTATTCTATACAAGCGGCATTAGAGAGTAAGCTTTTTAATGAAGTTATGGTATCGACCGATGATAAAGAAATTGCAGAGGTTGCACTAGCTTATGGCGCAAAAGTTCCTTTTTATCGCAGTGAAAAAACATCGGATGATTATGCAACAACAGCAGATGTGCTGCGGGAAGTGCTGGAAGAATATAAAAAAATTGGTAAGACTTATGAGTGGATGTGCTGTATTTATCCTACAGCCCCCTTTGTGACAGCCGCTAAATTACAGGCTGCTTTTACCGACCTCCAGGCAGCAGGTGCAGATGCCTTGGTTCCAGTTGTAAAATTTACTTATCCACCGCAACGATGTTTTGTTATAAAAAACAATAAATTAGTGTATAAATGGCCGGAATATACAAGAGCAAGATCACAGGATTTAGAACCGTTTTTTCATGATGCAGGGCAATATTATTTCGTTAAAACAAAAATTTTTGAAGATAAATTGACACTATTTCCAGAAGGCACAATTCCATATCTTCTGGACGAGATGGCAGTACAAGATATAGATACTATTGATGACTGGAAAATTGCTGAAATCAAATATCAGGCAATGAAAACAAAAGCAGGCGGTAAGTATGATAGTTTTTCGTGTTGA